Proteins encoded by one window of Sphingosinicella sp. BN140058:
- a CDS encoding DUF924 family protein, protein MGWAEEVRSYWFALRPEQWWRDTSLDGEIAGRFGTLWEEKRQLPASAFLGSADDALAAVLLFDQFPRNMFRGHADQFSTDLLALQIARGAIDRGYDDRMSEDARIFLYLPFEHSEDLEDQQRSVLLFTALGKEEQLRFAKLHFDIIEHFGRFPHRNAILGRTPRPEEVAAGEVVPW, encoded by the coding sequence ATGGGCTGGGCGGAGGAGGTCCGCAGCTACTGGTTCGCGTTGCGGCCGGAGCAATGGTGGCGCGATACCAGCCTGGACGGCGAGATTGCCGGGAGGTTCGGCACGCTGTGGGAAGAGAAAAGGCAGTTGCCCGCCAGCGCCTTCCTCGGCTCGGCGGACGATGCGCTCGCCGCCGTGCTGCTGTTCGATCAATTCCCGCGCAACATGTTCCGCGGCCACGCCGACCAATTCTCGACCGATCTGCTGGCGCTGCAAATTGCCCGCGGAGCAATCGACCGCGGCTATGACGACCGCATGAGCGAAGACGCGCGAATCTTCCTCTACCTTCCGTTCGAACATTCGGAGGATCTGGAGGATCAGCAGCGCTCGGTGCTGCTGTTCACGGCGCTGGGCAAGGAGGAGCAGCTTCGGTTCGCCAAGCTCCACTTTGATATCATCGAACACTTCGGCCGCTTCCCCCACCGCAACGCCATCCTTGGCCGCACGCCGCGGCCGGAAGAGGTCGCCGCCGGCGAGGTCGTCCCCTGGTGA
- the recQ gene encoding DNA helicase RecQ, producing the protein MRQPGEILHDVFGFGAFRGVQEDVIGRVMAGRHSLAVMPTGAGKSLCYQVPALAREGTAIVISPLIALMHDQIRSAESFGIHAASLTSADGDEARQDTLRRFKGGELDLLYVAPERASSGHFHELVGRAKLSLVAVDEAHCVSEWGHDFRPDYRLLRPLLDSLGDVPRLALTATADRQTRADILVQLGIPEDGLIVAGFDRPNIRYHVRPRDGVTSQLKALLAEQEGAGIVYVSSRDKAEKLAEQLAQGGRRRVLPYHAGLDPQVRARNQAAFVASEDMVMVATIAFGMGIDKPDVRFVAHAGIPKSIEAYYQETGRAGRDGDPAEAWMFWGAEDFLRARRRIETEVPDDRRGGERQRLNSLAALVEAAECRRAILLQHFGEHPPARCGNCDNCLTPPTTVDATEPARKLLSAAFRTEMRFGIQHLTDVLAGRETEKVLSFGHNRLSVFGIADEDELALMKPLARALMARDALRADDFGGLSFGPGARPVLKGEEEVRIVLPPKKARRRRGGGDAVDHAHDPLFDALRARRRELAMEAGVPPYVIFHDSTLREMAGLRPNTLHGLSQVSGVGAAKLERYGDAFVEVIRQHEGVSA; encoded by the coding sequence ATGCGGCAACCCGGCGAAATCCTCCACGATGTCTTTGGCTTCGGCGCGTTCCGGGGCGTTCAGGAGGACGTGATCGGGCGGGTGATGGCGGGCCGGCACAGCCTTGCCGTGATGCCCACCGGCGCCGGCAAATCGCTATGCTACCAGGTGCCGGCGCTCGCGCGGGAGGGAACCGCAATCGTCATCTCGCCGCTGATCGCGCTGATGCACGATCAGATCCGGTCGGCCGAGAGCTTCGGCATCCACGCCGCCTCTCTCACCTCGGCCGACGGCGACGAAGCGCGGCAGGACACGCTGCGGCGCTTCAAGGGTGGCGAGCTCGACCTGCTCTACGTCGCACCGGAGCGGGCGAGCAGCGGCCACTTCCACGAACTGGTCGGCCGGGCCAAGCTCTCGCTGGTTGCCGTCGACGAGGCGCATTGCGTGTCCGAATGGGGCCATGATTTCCGGCCCGATTACCGGCTGCTGCGGCCGCTGCTCGACAGCCTGGGCGATGTTCCACGGCTGGCGCTGACCGCCACCGCCGACCGCCAGACCCGTGCCGACATCCTCGTTCAGCTCGGCATCCCCGAAGACGGGCTGATCGTCGCCGGCTTCGATCGCCCCAACATCCGCTACCATGTCCGTCCGCGCGATGGCGTCACCAGCCAGCTCAAGGCTTTGCTCGCCGAGCAGGAAGGGGCCGGCATCGTCTACGTCTCTAGCCGCGACAAAGCCGAGAAGCTCGCCGAGCAGCTGGCGCAGGGCGGCCGCCGGCGCGTGCTGCCTTACCATGCCGGCCTCGATCCGCAGGTGCGCGCCCGCAACCAGGCGGCGTTCGTCGCCAGCGAGGACATGGTGATGGTGGCGACGATCGCCTTCGGCATGGGCATCGACAAGCCGGACGTGCGCTTCGTCGCCCATGCCGGAATCCCGAAGTCGATCGAGGCTTATTATCAGGAAACCGGCCGTGCAGGCCGCGACGGCGATCCCGCCGAGGCCTGGATGTTCTGGGGCGCCGAGGACTTCCTGCGCGCCCGGCGCAGAATCGAGACCGAAGTGCCCGATGATCGCCGCGGCGGCGAGCGTCAGCGGCTGAATTCGCTCGCCGCTCTGGTCGAAGCGGCCGAGTGCCGGCGCGCGATCCTGCTGCAGCATTTCGGCGAGCATCCGCCGGCGCGGTGCGGGAATTGCGACAATTGCCTGACGCCGCCGACCACGGTCGACGCCACCGAGCCGGCGCGCAAATTGCTATCCGCCGCATTCCGAACCGAGATGCGGTTCGGGATCCAGCATCTCACCGACGTGCTCGCCGGGCGCGAGACCGAGAAGGTGCTGAGCTTCGGCCACAACCGCCTGTCGGTATTCGGCATCGCCGACGAGGACGAGCTGGCGCTGATGAAGCCGCTTGCCCGTGCGTTGATGGCGCGCGATGCACTGCGCGCCGACGATTTCGGGGGCCTCTCCTTCGGTCCCGGCGCGCGGCCGGTACTGAAAGGCGAAGAGGAAGTGCGGATCGTGCTGCCGCCGAAGAAGGCGCGGCGGCGCCGCGGCGGCGGCGATGCGGTCGATCATGCGCACGACCCGCTGTTCGACGCGCTGCGCGCCCGGCGGCGCGAGCTCGCCATGGAAGCGGGCGTGCCGCCCTACGTCATCTTCCACGACAGCACGCTCCGCGAAATGGCGGGGCTGCGGCCGAACACGCTACACGGCCTCTCGCAAGTCTCCGGCGTCGGCGCCGCCAAGCTCGAACGCTATGGCGACGCCTTCGTCGAGGTCATCCGGCAGCATGAAGGCGTTTCCGCATGA
- a CDS encoding TIGR01244 family sulfur transferase — MIRQIDESMMVSGQLYPERLGDLGVAMVINNRPDREEPGQPSSAEIEAAAAAAGIAYHHIPIAGGFSDAQVQEMQDALSAAEGPTLAFCKSGTRSIYLWALARARMGDDADALLAKGAAAGYDLTPIRGYLA; from the coding sequence ATGATAAGGCAGATCGACGAATCGATGATGGTGAGCGGCCAGCTCTATCCGGAGCGGCTGGGGGATCTCGGGGTCGCCATGGTGATCAACAATCGACCCGACCGCGAAGAGCCGGGCCAGCCGTCCTCGGCCGAGATCGAAGCCGCCGCGGCGGCGGCGGGCATCGCCTATCACCATATCCCGATCGCCGGCGGATTTTCGGACGCGCAGGTGCAGGAGATGCAGGACGCCCTCTCAGCCGCGGAGGGTCCGACGCTCGCCTTCTGCAAATCGGGGACTCGTTCCATCTATCTGTGGGCCCTAGCCCGCGCACGCATGGGCGACGATGCCGACGCCCTGCTCGCCAAGGGCGCAGCGGCCGGCTACGATCTGACGCCGATCCGCGGGTATCTGGCTTAA
- a CDS encoding DUF2007 domain-containing protein: protein MLVEAARFSNSFEAGLARSVLDAAGIEAVLFDTEMSWEAFGGLIPIRLMVLDEDLEHARSVLAEGL from the coding sequence ATGCTGGTCGAGGCGGCGCGATTCTCGAACAGTTTCGAAGCCGGTCTCGCGCGTTCCGTGCTCGATGCCGCCGGCATCGAGGCGGTGCTGTTCGACACCGAGATGAGCTGGGAAGCCTTTGGTGGCCTGATCCCGATCCGTCTGATGGTCCTCGACGAGGATCTCGAACACGCCCGGAGTGTGCTGGCGGAGGGCCTCTGA
- a CDS encoding FKBP-type peptidyl-prolyl cis-trans isomerase — translation MTWLALGGAAIAATAALAQGMEEQPAPQHDTAWHNAQMLYLAGLKPADGWLNGPGGMRYRKVKSGQPGAPHPAPTDVVTIHYAGRLIDGSEFDSSIARGEPATFPLPRLIKGWQLGVPLMAVGDTFEFALPQSLAYGPEGKGPIPGGATLLFTIELIAIPGAEG, via the coding sequence ATGACGTGGTTGGCGCTTGGCGGCGCCGCGATCGCGGCCACGGCGGCGCTTGCGCAGGGCATGGAGGAACAGCCCGCGCCGCAGCACGATACCGCCTGGCACAACGCTCAGATGCTCTATCTGGCCGGACTGAAACCCGCCGATGGCTGGCTGAACGGCCCCGGCGGCATGCGCTACCGCAAGGTCAAATCGGGGCAGCCTGGCGCGCCGCACCCGGCGCCCACCGACGTCGTCACCATTCATTATGCGGGTCGGCTGATCGACGGCAGCGAGTTCGACAGCTCGATCGCGCGCGGCGAACCGGCGACCTTCCCGCTGCCCCGGCTGATCAAGGGCTGGCAGCTCGGCGTGCCGCTGATGGCGGTGGGCGACACGTTCGAATTCGCGCTGCCGCAAAGCCTTGCCTACGGCCCGGAGGGCAAGGGGCCGATCCCGGGCGGCGCCACCTTGCTGTTCACGATCGAACTGATCGCGATTCCGGGCGCGGAAGGGTAA